A single Mangrovimonas sp. YM274 DNA region contains:
- a CDS encoding HYR domain-containing protein: MKYHYPSVIQLAVLLLMTNLSFPKTNLLDQYISLNDVSIILNTNLNEDTSETSSLFLAADPSCGAIEVYLDDTGNVSIVPEDFNPSNTGANFILDIDSFTCTDAGSTIPVIITDTNNSTTCQAQVNVVDNTAPLPDVTSLPDATGECDASVTAPTATDNCEGTVTATTSDPTTYSAQGTYTITWTYDDGNGNQSTQSQTVIVDDVTPPVPDLASLPNETGECGATVTAPTATDNCEGTITATTTDPTSYSEQGTYTVTWTYDDGNGNQSTQSQTVIVDDVTPPVPDLASLPNETGECGATVTAPTATDSCEGAITATTTDPTSYSEQGTYTVTWTYDDGNGNQSTQSQTVIVDDVTPPVPDLASLPNETGQCGATVTAPTATDNCEGTITATTTDPTSYSEQGTYTVTWTYDDGNGNQSTQSQTVIVDDVTPPVPDLASLPNETGQCGATVTAPTATDSCEGTITATTSDSTTYSAQGTYTITWTYDDGNGNQSTQSQTVIVDDVTPPVPDLASLPNETGECGATVTAPTATDNCEGTITATTTDPTSYSEQGTYTVTWTYDDGNGNQSTQSQTVIVDDVTPPVPDLASLPNETGQCGATVTAPTATDNCEGTITATTTDPTSYSEQGTYTVTWTYDDGNGNQSTQSQTVIVDDVTPPVPDLASLPNETGECGATVTAPTATDSCEGTITATTSDSTTYSAQGTYTITWTYDDGNGNQSTQSQTVIVDDVTPPVPDLASLPNETGECGATVTAPTATDNCEGTITATTTDPTSYSEQGTYTVTWTYDDGNGNQSTQSQTVIVDDVTPPVPDLASLPNETGECGATVTAPTATDSCEGTITATTSDPTTYSAQGTYTITWTYDDGNGNQSTQSQTVIVDDVTPPVPDLASLPNEIGECGATVTAPTATDNCEGDITATTTDPTSYSEQGTYTITWTYDDSNGNTTTQEQTVFVDDTQNPTITCPSNITQNVDTGICGATVTYSVTYDDNCTGSNISQTEGLASGDTFPLGTTTNTFVVTDIAGNTATCSFTVTVTDNEAPSAICQDISIPLNSAGNAFITAADIDGGSTDNCGIASISASQTAFTCADLGANPVTLTVTDNSGNVSTCMATVTVEDTEAPIINCPSNKTVDFDPTVCDFVLPDYIADEAAFITTSDNCNGTVTIAQSPAPGTPINGFTTITLTATDAAGNIGTCSFSVTPVDNEPPQAICQNITVSLSATQNNGVVNILASDLDNGSTDNCSNSNLSFSVSQSSFNCSDVGGNDVTLTVTDQAGNSSSCTATVTIEDNTPPTVFCQSAVVVMDPIYWEASIDASDIDNGSYDNCDIASITVSPNTFGDTNAGQQYDQPVTLTVTDVNGLTSTCTTTVTVEPPKNTSTYMTGIITNPTPDFPQPPGPLVEVTACPGELLDGVTVSFNLQGLSPFNLVATDIDYWQVSYDYGENWTVLTTPPSNNTLNYTISGITNDTFVRAKIKVDSSDPDLNGQYTAEVYVRFLPPDEPPIITEINPDPPAICLNESVIVTAESFFDQPNGQFGEGGEFNHAQPEGWRVDYMDGFFPASGDNGSEETWKETNSNNNALFSGINYDTYDNTKFAIAHGVGNETTLETPVFSTIGMTSSEAIMTFDTSFYFCNGGYGTIELSFNAGEDYPITLNTVEGYNFTSGNTTGVEVVKSGGNCNNGQRPTTIPRLVSASIDLGAYTGLSGLRVKFTFYGSTGTCEDVSFPIADGNNCGGNPTYDVASGWTIDNVGFAFAYVDEEIEWTDEDDNVVSTSTEATITPVTPGIRTYGVTSLVNGCRSENDDGTAFVDFYTSLAYAGKDYTPLNSECGENALQLNAYDNTKTAVENFNKGAWETNLYVVPDIAAGDTDYLGTAMGGTWSIESATYQSCGSSAVFSSEFDPDAIFSADPGIFTLRWTLDNGCFDEITVEVKDCPAIDFDGINDHVTFRNNYQLNSDFSIEVWVKPNSTNGINTVFSRKEAGSTTSGYDLSIVDGEVIFSYANAGGTGQVTSAGLTVGSDRWYHLATTFNGTLYTLFVDGIPLETTGGSAPDNTAGSIEALIGAMDQSPPNVPTNYYHGWIDELRIWNKALSPEHIRQMMNQEIQASGIDVEGAILGTKIDGPDVDQDGVDDNPLLWSNLVGYYRMGLSCGSLSSSFGVGPSGRLRNITTSQQETAPLPYRTAKNGNWNEDTTTASPWLHYQVWDHPNSDGINGVPINWNIVRTTHNVTSDVQDVTLLGLLVDSNELTIKGTGADDETNDGHGLWVTHYLKLNGQIDLIGESQLVQKRYNEDQLNDSELEPTSGGFIERDQQGTYNKYNYNYWSSPVSPINSGINSDYSLESILMDGTDSSNPLNITWVSGYDDAAPTSPITMSSYWIYKFNGTANTYSVWSQVGSTGNIESGIGYTMKGSGTNEAYQNYVFKGIPHNGLIENSIAIGDELFLGNPYPSSIDALEFIKDNIPGPNANLGSSNAIDGTIQFWIHYNSNASHNLNEYEGGFAMYNLLNEGIPPVSSQLLTTDGFWISGLGSSDLKPGQFIPVGQGFTTFAIEEGTGGNVKFENDQRFFMRESNPDQTIFLRQENNQGEQSENVSSQIKKIFLSAKTPESTFRTLLLGFVSDATVTDSFDFGYDARNLDSYPSDISWSIENQRFIIQGVGSFDPIKQYPLIVDVGTTGTIEISLLELKNFEENIDVYVYDSLLNTYTQINNLSYQIVLEPGNYPNRFYITFQDNNALSLEEVNKEIITINYLNSSQNIYIKTPQHINVKQVYLTNIIGQTIKSWNATNTTISSEFKIPVKKIADGNYIIKVVTNQGTYNKKVVITLD, translated from the coding sequence ATGAAATACCATTACCCAAGCGTTATCCAACTAGCTGTACTGTTATTGATGACCAATCTCAGCTTCCCGAAAACCAATTTATTAGATCAATACATTAGTCTTAATGATGTTTCTATAATTTTAAATACAAACCTCAACGAGGACACTTCTGAAACCTCATCTCTATTTTTGGCAGCCGATCCATCTTGCGGAGCTATTGAGGTATATTTAGACGATACTGGGAATGTATCCATTGTGCCGGAAGACTTTAATCCTTCCAACACTGGCGCCAATTTCATATTAGACATTGATAGTTTTACCTGTACGGATGCAGGCTCAACAATTCCAGTAATCATTACTGATACAAATAATTCCACAACATGTCAAGCTCAAGTGAACGTGGTTGATAATACAGCACCGTTACCAGATGTAACCTCATTGCCAGACGCAACGGGAGAATGTGACGCATCAGTCACAGCACCAACAGCAACAGACAACTGTGAGGGAACCGTAACAGCCACCACTTCAGACCCAACGACATATTCCGCACAGGGTACCTACACCATTACTTGGACCTATGACGACGGCAACGGAAACCAGTCAACACAGTCACAGACAGTCATCGTGGACGATGTTACTCCCCCAGTACCAGATCTCGCCTCGTTGCCAAACGAAACAGGGGAATGTGGTGCAACAGTCACTGCCCCCACCGCAACAGACAACTGTGAGGGGACCATAACTGCTACCACGACCGATCCCACCTCTTACTCCGAACAGGGAACCTATACCGTTACATGGACCTATGACGACGGCAACGGAAACCAGTCAACACAGTCACAGACAGTCATCGTGGACGATGTTACTCCCCCAGTACCAGATCTCGCCTCGTTGCCAAACGAAACAGGGGAATGTGGTGCAACAGTCACTGCCCCCACCGCAACAGACAGCTGTGAGGGAGCCATAACTGCTACCACGACCGATCCCACCTCTTACTCCGAACAGGGAACCTATACCGTTACATGGACCTATGACGACGGCAACGGAAACCAGTCAACACAGTCACAGACCGTCATCGTGGACGATGTTACTCCCCCAGTACCAGATCTCGCCTCGTTACCAAATGAAACAGGGCAATGTGGTGCAACCGTTACAGCACCCACAGCAACAGACAACTGTGAAGGCACCATAACTGCTACCACGACCGATCCCACCTCTTACTCCGAACAGGGAACCTATACCGTTACATGGACCTATGACGACGGCAACGGGAACCAGTCAACACAGTCACAGACAGTCATCGTGGACGATGTTACTCCCCCAGTACCAGATCTCGCCTCGTTGCCAAACGAAACAGGGCAATGTGGTGCAACAGTCACTGCCCCCACCGCAACAGACAGCTGTGAGGGGACTATTACTGCCACCACTTCAGACTCAACGACATATTCCGCACAGGGTACCTACACCATTACTTGGACCTATGACGACGGCAACGGAAACCAGTCAACACAGTCACAGACAGTCATCGTGGACGATGTTACTCCCCCAGTACCAGATCTCGCCTCGTTACCAAACGAAACAGGGGAATGTGGTGCAACAGTCACAGCCCCCACCGCAACAGACAACTGTGAGGGAACCATAACTGCTACCACGACCGATCCCACCTCTTACTCCGAACAGGGAACCTATACCGTTACATGGACCTATGACGACGGCAACGGAAACCAGTCAACACAGTCACAGACAGTCATCGTGGACGATGTTACTCCCCCAGTACCAGATCTCGCCTCGTTGCCAAACGAAACAGGGCAATGTGGTGCAACCGTTACAGCACCCACCGCAACAGACAACTGTGAAGGCACCATAACTGCTACCACGACCGATCCCACCTCTTACTCCGAACAGGGAACCTATACCGTTACATGGACCTATGACGACGGCAACGGGAACCAGTCAACACAGTCACAGACAGTCATCGTGGACGATGTTACTCCCCCAGTACCAGATCTCGCCTCGTTGCCAAACGAAACAGGGGAATGTGGTGCAACAGTCACTGCCCCCACCGCAACAGACAGCTGTGAGGGGACTATTACTGCCACCACTTCAGACTCAACGACATATTCCGCACAGGGTACCTACACCATTACTTGGACCTATGACGACGGCAACGGAAACCAGTCAACACAGTCACAGACAGTCATCGTGGACGATGTTACTCCCCCAGTACCAGATCTCGCCTCGTTACCAAACGAAACAGGGGAATGTGGTGCAACAGTCACAGCCCCCACCGCAACAGACAACTGTGAGGGAACCATAACTGCTACCACGACCGATCCCACCTCTTACTCCGAACAGGGAACCTATACCGTTACATGGACCTATGACGACGGCAACGGAAACCAGTCAACACAGTCACAGACAGTCATCGTGGACGATGTTACTCCCCCAGTACCAGATCTCGCCTCGTTACCAAACGAAACAGGGGAATGTGGTGCAACAGTCACTGCCCCCACCGCAACAGACAGCTGTGAGGGAACCATAACTGCTACCACTTCAGACCCAACGACATATTCCGCACAGGGTACCTACACCATTACTTGGACCTATGACGACGGCAACGGGAACCAGTCAACACAGTCACAGACAGTCATCGTGGACGATGTTACTCCCCCAGTACCAGATCTCGCCTCGTTACCAAACGAAATAGGGGAATGTGGTGCAACAGTCACAGCCCCCACTGCAACAGACAACTGTGAGGGGGACATAACAGCTACCACCACTGATCCCACTTCATACTCGGAACAGGGTACCTATACCATCACATGGACCTATGACGACAGCAATGGAAATACAACAACTCAGGAACAAACTGTCTTTGTAGATGATACACAGAATCCCACAATTACATGTCCAAGCAATATAACCCAAAACGTAGATACTGGAATCTGTGGAGCGACTGTAACCTATAGTGTCACTTATGACGATAACTGCACCGGAAGTAACATTTCTCAAACAGAGGGCCTAGCCTCTGGAGATACTTTCCCCTTGGGAACTACAACAAATACCTTTGTCGTGACAGATATAGCAGGTAATACGGCTACCTGCTCTTTCACGGTAACCGTAACAGACAATGAAGCTCCCTCAGCCATTTGCCAAGACATTTCCATACCATTAAATTCAGCGGGTAATGCCTTTATTACAGCCGCTGATATTGACGGAGGTTCAACGGATAATTGCGGGATTGCTTCTATATCCGCATCACAAACAGCCTTTACATGCGCTGATTTGGGAGCCAATCCCGTGACCCTTACCGTAACCGATAACTCAGGCAATGTTTCAACCTGTATGGCGACTGTAACTGTGGAAGATACTGAAGCACCTATCATTAATTGTCCTTCAAACAAAACTGTTGATTTCGACCCCACTGTTTGCGATTTTGTGTTACCTGACTACATCGCAGATGAAGCAGCATTCATCACTACTTCAGATAATTGTAATGGAACAGTAACTATTGCCCAAAGTCCAGCCCCAGGAACCCCTATAAATGGTTTCACCACAATTACCTTAACAGCAACTGATGCCGCTGGTAATATAGGGACGTGTTCTTTTAGCGTTACACCTGTTGACAACGAACCTCCTCAAGCCATTTGCCAAAATATAACGGTTTCTTTAAGTGCCACTCAAAACAATGGAGTTGTTAATATTTTGGCTTCAGATCTTGACAATGGATCGACAGACAACTGTTCCAATTCAAACCTTTCATTTTCAGTTTCCCAAAGTTCCTTTAATTGTTCTGATGTAGGCGGTAATGATGTCACATTAACCGTAACCGATCAAGCAGGAAATAGCAGTTCTTGTACAGCAACCGTAACCATTGAGGACAACACTCCTCCTACTGTTTTTTGCCAAAGCGCTGTTGTAGTAATGGATCCTATTTATTGGGAAGCTAGCATTGATGCTTCCGATATTGATAATGGCTCTTATGACAATTGCGACATAGCTTCCATAACGGTATCCCCAAATACATTTGGAGACACCAATGCAGGACAACAATATGACCAACCTGTCACTTTAACAGTAACCGATGTAAATGGTTTAACCTCCACTTGTACAACAACCGTGACCGTTGAACCTCCAAAAAACACATCCACTTATATGACTGGAATCATTACCAATCCTACTCCAGACTTTCCCCAACCACCTGGCCCCTTAGTAGAAGTGACCGCTTGTCCAGGAGAATTATTAGACGGGGTCACAGTGAGCTTTAATTTACAGGGCTTATCTCCGTTTAACTTGGTAGCCACCGATATTGATTATTGGCAAGTGTCTTATGATTACGGTGAAAATTGGACAGTACTTACCACACCTCCTTCTAATAACACATTGAACTATACAATTTCCGGAATAACCAACGACACCTTTGTTAGAGCCAAAATCAAAGTTGACAGTAGTGACCCAGATCTTAATGGCCAATATACTGCCGAGGTTTATGTACGTTTTTTGCCCCCTGACGAGCCTCCAATCATCACCGAAATCAATCCAGATCCACCTGCCATATGTCTAAACGAGTCCGTCATAGTAACCGCTGAAAGTTTCTTTGATCAGCCTAATGGTCAATTTGGAGAAGGCGGTGAATTCAACCATGCCCAACCTGAAGGTTGGCGCGTAGATTATATGGATGGTTTTTTTCCTGCTAGTGGAGATAATGGCTCTGAAGAAACCTGGAAGGAGACCAACTCCAACAACAATGCCTTGTTTAGCGGGATAAATTATGACACCTATGATAATACCAAATTTGCCATAGCTCACGGTGTGGGTAATGAAACAACCTTGGAAACCCCTGTATTTAGTACCATAGGTATGACTTCCAGCGAAGCCATAATGACTTTTGATACTAGTTTTTATTTCTGTAATGGCGGCTATGGAACCATTGAATTGTCATTTAATGCTGGGGAAGATTATCCAATAACATTAAATACGGTAGAAGGATATAATTTCACCTCTGGTAATACAACTGGAGTAGAAGTGGTAAAATCTGGAGGAAACTGCAACAATGGACAAAGACCAACAACCATCCCAAGACTTGTATCAGCTTCAATAGATTTAGGCGCTTATACTGGGTTATCAGGGTTGAGAGTGAAATTTACCTTTTATGGAAGCACCGGTACTTGTGAAGATGTCAGTTTTCCTATTGCCGATGGCAACAATTGTGGTGGCAACCCTACCTATGATGTGGCAAGTGGTTGGACGATTGACAATGTTGGTTTTGCCTTTGCTTATGTAGATGAAGAAATAGAATGGACAGATGAGGATGACAATGTAGTTTCCACCTCTACGGAAGCCACCATCACTCCAGTAACACCAGGAATTAGAACCTACGGGGTAACTTCTTTGGTAAATGGATGCAGGTCCGAAAATGATGACGGAACTGCATTTGTCGATTTTTATACCAGTTTGGCCTACGCTGGTAAAGATTACACACCATTAAACAGCGAATGCGGAGAGAATGCGCTTCAGTTAAATGCCTATGACAACACAAAAACAGCTGTAGAAAACTTTAATAAAGGGGCTTGGGAAACCAACTTATATGTCGTACCCGACATTGCTGCTGGTGATACCGATTACCTTGGAACAGCTATGGGTGGAACATGGTCCATTGAAAGCGCTACTTACCAATCATGCGGAAGTTCTGCTGTCTTTTCCAGCGAGTTTGATCCTGATGCCATCTTTTCGGCGGACCCAGGAATTTTTACTCTTAGATGGACTTTGGACAATGGCTGTTTCGATGAGATAACCGTTGAAGTCAAAGACTGTCCTGCCATAGACTTTGATGGAATCAATGACCACGTAACCTTTAGAAATAATTACCAATTAAATTCGGATTTCAGTATTGAAGTTTGGGTAAAACCCAATTCAACCAATGGAATAAATACCGTCTTCTCAAGGAAAGAAGCGGGAAGCACTACAAGTGGATATGACCTAAGTATTGTTGATGGAGAAGTCATATTTAGCTATGCCAATGCTGGAGGAACTGGACAAGTAACCTCTGCTGGCCTTACCGTAGGATCTGATAGATGGTACCATTTGGCAACCACCTTTAATGGCACCCTTTACACCCTTTTTGTTGATGGAATTCCTTTAGAAACTACCGGCGGCTCTGCTCCGGATAATACCGCAGGAAGCATTGAAGCTCTTATTGGGGCTATGGATCAATCACCTCCCAATGTTCCTACAAATTATTACCATGGTTGGATTGATGAATTACGCATCTGGAACAAAGCTCTGTCCCCAGAGCACATCAGACAAATGATGAATCAGGAGATCCAAGCCTCCGGAATCGATGTGGAAGGAGCCATTTTAGGTACAAAAATCGATGGCCCAGATGTCGATCAAGATGGTGTGGACGACAATCCATTATTATGGTCAAATCTTGTAGGTTATTACCGTATGGGCTTATCCTGTGGTAGCTTATCTTCCAGCTTTGGTGTTGGTCCTAGTGGTCGATTACGAAATATAACAACCAGCCAACAAGAAACAGCACCTCTCCCCTATAGAACGGCAAAGAATGGTAATTGGAATGAGGATACAACCACGGCCTCCCCATGGTTACATTATCAAGTTTGGGACCACCCTAATAGCGATGGGATCAATGGAGTTCCTATTAATTGGAATATCGTTAGAACCACGCACAATGTAACCAGTGATGTTCAAGACGTTACCCTTTTAGGCTTATTGGTAGATTCCAATGAGTTGACCATTAAAGGTACTGGAGCTGACGACGAAACCAACGATGGCCATGGGCTTTGGGTAACCCATTATCTGAAATTAAATGGTCAAATTGATTTAATCGGGGAATCCCAATTGGTTCAAAAGAGATACAACGAAGACCAATTAAATGACAGCGAATTGGAACCCACAAGCGGCGGTTTTATTGAAAGAGACCAGCAAGGAACATACAATAAGTATAACTACAATTATTGGAGCTCACCTGTAAGCCCTATAAATTCAGGAATCAATTCCGATTATTCTTTGGAGTCCATACTTATGGATGGTACAGACTCTTCAAACCCATTGAATATCACATGGGTTTCGGGCTATGACGATGCAGCACCAACATCTCCTATTACTATGAGTAGCTATTGGATATATAAATTTAATGGAACAGCAAATACCTATTCCGTTTGGTCCCAGGTAGGCAGTACCGGCAACATAGAATCCGGTATTGGATACACCATGAAAGGCAGCGGAACCAATGAAGCTTACCAAAATTATGTCTTTAAGGGAATCCCCCATAACGGTTTGATCGAAAACTCTATAGCTATTGGTGATGAGTTGTTTTTAGGTAACCCTTATCCTTCTTCCATTGACGCCTTGGAATTTATTAAAGATAACATCCCTGGTCCGAATGCTAACCTAGGTAGTTCCAACGCCATAGACGGTACTATACAATTCTGGATACATTATAATTCAAATGCCTCTCATAACCTAAATGAATACGAGGGTGGGTTTGCAATGTATAATTTATTAAATGAGGGCATACCTCCCGTTTCATCCCAATTGCTAACCACAGACGGATTCTGGATCAGTGGATTGGGAAGCTCAGACCTAAAGCCCGGACAGTTCATTCCTGTTGGACAAGGATTTACAACTTTTGCTATTGAGGAGGGTACTGGAGGGAATGTTAAATTTGAAAATGACCAAAGGTTTTTTATGAGAGAGTCCAACCCTGACCAAACTATTTTCTTGAGACAGGAAAATAATCAGGGAGAACAAAGTGAAAATGTATCTTCACAGATAAAAAAAATATTCCTTAGTGCAAAAACTCCAGAAAGTACTTTTAGAACATTATTGCTAGGGTTTGTCTCTGATGCCACTGTTACCGATAGTTTTGATTTTGGGTATGATGCCAGAAACCTTGACTCCTACCCTTCAGACATCTCTTGGTCAATTGAGAACCAGCGTTTTATTATACAAGGTGTTGGGTCCTTTGACCCAATAAAACAGTACCCCTTAATCGTTGATGTTGGTACAACGGGAACTATCGAGATATCTTTATTGGAATTGAAAAATTTTGAAGAGAATATAGATGTGTACGTATATGACTCATTATTGAATACTTACACACAAATTAATAATCTTAGTTACCAAATCGTATTGGAACCTGGAAATTACCCCAACAGATTTTACATTACTTTCCAAGACAATAATGCCTTGTCTCTAGAAGAAGTCAATAAAGAAATTATAACTATCAATTATTTAAATAGCTCTCAGAACATTTATATAAAGACACCACAACACATTAATGTCAA